From one Candidatus Hydrogenedentota bacterium genomic stretch:
- a CDS encoding site-specific integrase, whose translation MLTLSRRGGVWHFRLTLSSGLDVRRSTGQGDKAAAELAALRIISDMDLDGMRRSRVAETVPAPVYDLDMLAARFLEWARGRHAPATLATEGIYLRTLSQYTGGMLSGSLDVERFIEWRLASGAVAVTVNMELRTLRAALNHMARLGWIPCNPFAKVKLLRAPASTRRALSGEELRAILDTAKTHGHDIDLAAHLAGLAGLRAGEVAACRWTWIDWEGGVLKIPCDSTFTPKGKRPRVIPLHPELLDCLMRHKKDLGRVLQGKEVPRGAWASVCARAGVRCLVHELRHSCITLWTMAGVPVPLVQAWAGHSSIVTTQGYLHAAGHVDARHAFTLPDTPAQQERASS comes from the coding sequence ATGTTGACACTATCACGGCGGGGCGGAGTCTGGCATTTCAGACTCACACTTTCCAGCGGTTTGGACGTGCGCCGAAGCACGGGCCAGGGCGACAAGGCGGCGGCGGAGCTGGCGGCGTTGCGGATAATTTCAGACATGGACTTGGACGGCATGAGACGGTCGCGGGTGGCGGAGACGGTCCCGGCCCCGGTGTATGACCTGGACATGCTGGCCGCGCGGTTCCTTGAGTGGGCAAGGGGGAGACACGCACCCGCCACACTGGCGACGGAAGGCATTTATCTCCGCACCCTGTCGCAATACACAGGCGGCATGCTCTCCGGCAGCTTGGACGTGGAACGGTTCATAGAGTGGCGGCTTGCCTCTGGCGCGGTCGCCGTCACGGTCAACATGGAACTGCGGACACTTCGCGCCGCGCTCAATCATATGGCGCGGCTCGGGTGGATACCCTGCAACCCCTTCGCCAAGGTGAAACTGCTACGCGCTCCGGCCAGCACGAGACGGGCCTTGTCCGGCGAAGAACTGCGGGCGATACTGGACACGGCCAAGACACACGGCCATGACATTGACTTGGCGGCGCACCTTGCCGGACTGGCGGGACTTCGCGCCGGTGAAGTCGCGGCTTGCCGGTGGACGTGGATTGACTGGGAAGGCGGTGTACTCAAGATTCCCTGTGACTCCACCTTCACGCCGAAGGGCAAGCGGCCACGGGTCATACCCCTTCACCCTGAACTGCTGGACTGCCTCATGCGCCACAAGAAGGACTTGGGCAGGGTTCTACAGGGGAAAGAAGTGCCGCGCGGCGCATGGGCCAGCGTGTGCGCCCGTGCGGGGGTCCGGTGCCTTGTCCATGAGTTGCGCCATTCCTGCATTACCCTCTGGACAATGGCGGGCGTTCCCGTGCCGTTGGTTCAGGCATGGGCGGGGCATTCTTCAATCGTCACCACTCAAGGTTATCTGCATGCGGCGGGCCATGTTGACGCGCGGCATGCCTTCACATTGCCGGACACCCCGGCGCAACAGGAAAGGGCCAG